The Planctomycetia bacterium genome includes a window with the following:
- a CDS encoding DUF4416 family protein produces MGETHSHPPVLLLVAVITRHAQALDWARAKCVEKWGPVALESPTFDFVETNYYEPTMGPGLGKTFLTFACGDQARGYDPGELAATKHLTNAWEAEYAALGRHAEARPLNLDPGYITPAKLVLASTKDHAHRIYLGQGMFAEITLFYKHKAWQKHEYTFPDYTRADFHAFFSRCRERLRKQGG; encoded by the coding sequence ATGGGAGAAACGCATTCGCACCCGCCGGTCTTGTTGCTGGTCGCCGTGATCACGCGGCACGCCCAAGCGCTCGACTGGGCACGCGCGAAGTGCGTCGAGAAGTGGGGACCGGTGGCGCTCGAAAGCCCGACCTTCGACTTCGTCGAAACGAACTACTACGAGCCGACGATGGGGCCGGGGCTCGGGAAGACATTTCTCACGTTCGCTTGCGGCGACCAAGCCCGAGGCTACGACCCCGGCGAGCTAGCGGCAACCAAACACCTGACCAATGCCTGGGAAGCCGAGTATGCGGCGCTCGGCCGGCATGCCGAAGCTCGGCCGTTGAACCTCGACCCCGGCTACATCACGCCGGCGAAGCTCGTGCTGGCGTCGACGAAAGATCACGCCCATCGAATCTATCTGGGGCAGGGGATGTTCGCCGAAATTACGCTGTTCTACAAACATAAAGCGTGGCAAAAACACGAGTACACCTTTCCCGACTATACGCGTGCCGATTTTCATGCGTTCTTCTCGCGTTGCCGCGAGCGGCTCCGAAAGCAGGGGGGGTAG
- a CDS encoding methyltransferase domain-containing protein produces the protein MSASELTTYDRAANTGGYSEAGIYRLIATILKSIELKSPRVLDISCGTGQLREFIAPYVAIYEGADLVRYPELPAEVKFNKVDLDTGRVPVEDGTFDAVLSVETIEHLENPRAFTRELVRITKPNGWIVITTPNQLSILSKLTLLLKNHFTYFGASLYPGHLTALIELDLRRIASECGLLDIRIIYGYAERIVLTSRSFPDWMVRLFPRSCSRTVAIAARKPGDSPKR, from the coding sequence ATGTCGGCGTCGGAACTTACCACCTACGATCGGGCCGCCAACACGGGTGGATATAGTGAAGCCGGCATCTATCGATTGATTGCGACGATTTTAAAGTCGATCGAATTAAAAAGCCCTCGCGTTCTCGATATTTCCTGCGGCACCGGACAGCTTCGTGAGTTCATCGCTCCGTACGTTGCGATTTACGAAGGTGCCGACTTGGTGCGATATCCGGAATTGCCGGCGGAAGTAAAGTTCAATAAGGTCGATCTCGATACCGGTCGAGTACCGGTTGAAGACGGAACGTTCGATGCCGTATTGTCGGTGGAAACGATCGAACATTTAGAAAATCCCAGGGCTTTCACCCGCGAACTGGTCCGCATTACGAAGCCGAACGGTTGGATCGTGATCACGACCCCGAACCAATTGAGTATTCTGAGTAAGTTGACGCTCTTGCTTAAGAACCACTTCACTTACTTCGGAGCGAGCTTATACCCCGGCCATCTCACTGCGCTAATCGAACTGGACTTGCGCCGCATCGCGAGCGAATGTGGATTACTCGACATCCGGATCATTTACGGATATGCGGAACGGATCGTGCTTACTTCTCGAAGTTTTCCGGATTGGATGGTTCGACTTTTTCCCCGTTCTTGCTCCCGCACGGTCGCAATTGCCGCCCGAAAGCCCGGCGATTCGCCGAAGCGTTGA